In Choloepus didactylus isolate mChoDid1 chromosome 18, mChoDid1.pri, whole genome shotgun sequence, the genomic stretch tcctttgTTTTTCCAATAAATGTTTCCACTTTGACATGCTGTGTGTCTTTCTCTTTGCTTTAATAATTGGTATTATTGCCCCAcctcttgattttttaaaaaatcacgtGCTCATGCTCTCTATCCATGTTGCTAACCATTCCTTCTGAGCCTGGATCATTCCCTTTAATAGCGACCTATTGTTTCATGGTGTAGACAGTCAGATTTATCCATTGCTCTTCGATGTGCTTTGAGTTTGCCTCCAATTGCTCTCTCGCACTAGCACTGTGGCCACGAACATTCCGGGGTTATCGCCTTATGCACCCACATTGGTTCCCCGGGGCGAGGTCATCTTGTCTAAAAGTGGACTCAGAGTCTACTCCGCCCAGAGTCAGGAGCTGGAGAGGCGAGGAGGAGGAAACTGGAGAAGATTTTACTTACACAGCTGGCCGCTCCGTAAGGGATCAGTGAGAGGAGGTCACTTCTCTTGCCCCGGTACCCGAGCCCCATCCCTCTCTTCTCCCGGAATCCTTCTCCGAGCGCCAGCCCCGTCCATCCCTGCATCGCCTTCCTCTTGTCCCCTGGGGCCCCATCGACTCGGCCCGGGCTCCCGGCGCTACCCGTGTGTCCCGCCGGCTCGGACCGAAGTGGCCCTGCCAAGGTTGCACGGCCCGCGCGCAGAGACCCGCTAGGCGCCGGCCCCCGACGCCCGGCCCCGGCTCCCTCGGCGGCCGCGGTCTCTGCTTCCACTTGCGTCCTCAGAGGCGCTGGCAGtgccctttctccatcttcaggctCTCGGCTCCTCCGCCGCAGCAAACTCGGATCTTGTCGCCGCGCCTTTCGAATCCCCCGCCTCCCCGGACGCCCGGCCCTGGTGGCTGCGCGGCCGCCGGGCCCCTGGGGGGCGCTTGAGGCGGGAGCGCGCGGGACCCGGAGCTTGCGCGGCCGCTGTTTCGGGTCTCGCCGTAGGCCCGGGGCGGGCGCGATGTTTCGATCCTGAGCTGGGTGGGACCAGTCCTCAGAACTCGGGGTCCCGGCGGGGCTCTGGGGAGACgcgcggggccgggggcggggcgtcGCCCCCTCCACGCGCCAACGGCCACCTCCCCTCCACTGAGAGCTTCTACCACTCGCTCGGCTGTCAGGCGCGGTGGCCAAGTGGTAAGGCGTCGGTCTCGTAAACCGAAGATCGCGGGTTCGAACCCCGTCCGTGCCTGAGGCTGGAGGTTGGGGTTCCGGTCGCGTGGCCGTGATCCCCCACGtgtgctgttccttctctcctcccaatGGCGATTTTTGCTTTTCGGATTCTGCTCAGGAAGACGGACACCCCGCAATCCTtgccttcctcctctctcctcctccaggcgCCCTCCCCACGGCCAGTGCCCAGGAGTCGTCCGGGGCCCCCTTACTGGCGAGCCGCGCGACCACTCGCGCCTGGCCCCGCCTCTGCAGTCCCCGcagcctccctcccccagcctcttTGCTCCAGGCAGAGGTCGACTTCCCGGTGTTATCCAAGTGGACACTGCAGTCCAAGGAGAAGGGCCTGGACTTAGGCAGTGATGTCGCCAGCGAGCACTCGTTTTCCTTTCGTTTTGCGAGTGTTGCGGAACCTTCCAGAGAGG encodes the following:
- the LOC119514708 gene encoding collagen alpha-1(I) chain-like → MGRPRHLQRHPVFGKRSPGIGLLGKPSPEPESVHLDNTGKSTSAWSKEAGGGRLRGLQRRGQARVVARLAKSEKQKSPLGGEKEQHTWGITATRPEPQPPASGTDGVRTRDLRFTRPTPYHLATAPDSRASGRSSQWRGGGRWRVEGATPRPRPRASPQSPAGTPSSEDWSHPAQDRNIAPAPGLRRDPKQRPRKLRVPRAPASSAPQGPGGRAATRAGRPGRRGIRKARRQDPSLLRRRSREPEDGERALPAPLRTQVEAETAAAEGAGAGRRGPAPSGSLRAGRATLAGPLRSEPAGHTGSAGSPGRVDGAPGDKRKAMQGWTGLALGEGFREKRGMGLGYRGKRSDLLSLIPYGAASCLSPPRDGVCGLAI